In Euphorbia lathyris chromosome 10, ddEupLath1.1, whole genome shotgun sequence, the DNA window TCAAAGGAAAATACTTTTCGATTTTAAGGTAAGCATATACGAGCCTTTGTATCGTACTTAGCTGATAATGTCAAAATGTTTCTAAAAAAGGTTACAACCTCATATGTGAACTAACATCTCTCTAGAAACTACGAGTTTTTACGAACAAAATTAGACATTCCAAAACCTAACTCTAAACAACGAAAAAGCATTAACATTAAAAATTCAAAGGATATTACAAAACTTTCCTCAATCAATTCACATCCTTACAATTGAAATCCTAAAGAATAAGTTCAAACAATATGATAGACAACTTTATATAACAATTGAAAAATCTCTTAACTTCCAAGGATTTAATGGACAGAAAAGTTATTTGGCTATATAAGTATGTGGATCCTCCAATGCTCACTATAAGCATTCCATGATACCTTTTTCTTTGGCTTCAGCTCCTTTGGTAACTTCCAACTCAACAGAGTTGGCATAAATGTCAACAAGAATATAAAAGAATAGCCAACACACGTAAAATACAAGCCAGCTTTATTGCCTCCGATTGAAACTACTTCGAACCTCTAAATATTATCATGtcttatttttcctttttttgtaTCTGATATGTTTCACTCGCATATCCAGCAGTCAGCACAATCCATGACACAATTACTTGCTCAGACATTTCATTGATCACATAACAAACAAAAACTATTCCTGCTTTAAATCATATTGCTGAATATTGCTTTTCTGTGGATTCAGAATGTCATTCGAAACAGAGTCATAAAAGATTCACTTTCAGAATATTATTTCAATCCATCCTTAGCATGCATTGCGCTCACAGGTCACAACATCACatttgttttagtttagtaacttCTACTGACCAAGAAGGGTTGATGAGAGTCCAGAGCATCTTACCCCCTCCAAACTTCTTGCTTTCAGGATCCATCATTTCACAAAGAAACAGAGAGCTGTCTCGTCTGCATCTATCATGAAGTAAAAATAGTGAAGGCATCCAAGTTAGAAGCTGTTAATTCCATAGCTTCCCACTTATACAGGATACTAGAAATATAATGAACATATACTCTGCGTGCATAAATAGCAACTTGATTTTTGATGAACATGTATATTACTACCATTTTGCAACAAAAAACTCACCAGCAATTAGTTGCTCAATATATGAAGAGAATAAGTAGGGTAACATATGGATATCATCAATTATATCCAAAAGGGCTAAACTAGTGAAGCTCTTAAAAATGCTAGTATAAATATTTCACCCAGTTGTTGCATAAACCATTCGTCACTCACTTTCCAAAACTAGAAATTACCCAGAAACTCAACCCAGCTCAAACCCATTTAACGCCCATCATATCCCAATCGGAGCAAAGCCATTGCTGTTGTTCCTCTTAATTCATACAAACCTAACTATCAATAATCCCAAAACAAGGAAACAAAATAAACCCataatttaccaaaacaaaaaattacaaCCCACGACATTATCAAATCATTCAATTTGGGAGTTAAAGCTTTGGCGAGTAAATAGAAAACGAAATTAACAACAAGAACCAGCTCATACACGTACGAGGAGATGGGAATAACCTGAACAGGTAGGGATTCTACCAACTATAGTTCGTTTATCTTGCTTGTGTTGTTTCTGGAAGATCCCAGGAGGGCGGGCGATCTTCTCGCCATTGTGTGCGGTTTATATATTGAAAGGGACAGTGGGTGAGCAATGGTTCGGTTTATCCAGAATCGACCCACGAATAATGTTGTACCGCCCATATGGGTCGGGTACCGCCTTTGGCAGTATGCTACTGTCCCGGCGGTACCTCCGTCCTTCTCACGAGGAAAAAGAATATTTTTGGGCTTTCTATGCCTGCGGGCTCGTTCAGAAAATCGGAAGTTTTACGGGAAATGACACCAGGATCGAAAATTTTGATTTATTGACCGTTTATCAAAAAAACTTTAGAGCTTGTTTGGATGGAGGTTAATGAAAGTAAGGTAAAGTAAGTGTATTGAGATTACCTTATTTGTTTGGAGGGTAAATTGAAGAGTGAGGTAGGTGAGGTTAGATGAAGGTAAATATTTTCTTGTTCTCTTTACACCCCAATTTGGGGGTGAAGCATGGttaaatattttcttttacaaaattacccttatttcttttatgtttcATCCAAATGAAGACTATGTTTGCTGTAGATgaaatttttcttctttttctttttgattttgCTGTCCTTCTTTCTTcaaatgtaataaaaaaaatcccagATGTCTGcacctcaataaaaaaaaaaaactaaattccaTCATCCTCATTAAGGTTGAtgcttaatttaaaaaaaattaaattaaggtTGATgcttaatttcataaaaaaaactaaattaaggTTGATGGTTAATTTCGAAACTAATTAACGTTTAAAAATGGTACTAATTTAAGTCCTAGTAACAGAACGATATACGTCATTGATATTATTCCATTAAGTttatcaattgtacgtggaaaGAGAAATCAtaacttaacagagtaataagaatgacgtgtccaatccgttatcgatacctaaattgatattttttttaaacgttaaacctatattggtgttattttgcacgttaagcctaaattgatacttcccaaaaacaataagcctattttggtacttttTACCTAGTTTAAAAGAGTAAGGATATAAGAATAATTTGGTATATAACCTTACATTACTTTACCTTCAAACCAAACACAATTACATTATTTAACCATCACTTACCTTACCTTCCATCCAAACACAACAAGTTATTTTATAAACCTCACTTACCTTACCTTACCCtaccttactttaattaatCCCCATCCAAACAAGCCCTTAGTAAAGTATAGGAAGAACACTTACCTTAGAGTGATAATTCTACATGTTTTAGATTTACTTCTGTACGGAActgtttttttacttttcaataCTAAGCAAGAGATAGAAAGTATTTGGTAAAATTCTAAAacagttgttttttttttttttgaagaaaaaacaactaatattACTACctatcaacaacagcaaacagGTAATAGTAACAGCAAACAGGACCAGTTGAAACAAACGGGCCTTTAGTCGGACTATTTTCGTCGTGTTGGATGTGCGTTGAATGCTTGGAATTGGTATGATGATATGAGACCGAAAGTATATGTAACAACCCGGTTCGGAGTGGGTGGCGTCGGGGTAGAAGACCTGAGTAATGAGCGGTCCTAAGGGATGgtgatgggggcaggaatgatctgaatctcacatcgaaaattgagagggagtgattggggctatTAGTAAGAtgggaatccaatacatgcagacgcgttttaaagccgtgaggcccaatatgttggaattgggccaaagcggacaatatctatatggtattggaccaggatgttacaattggtatcagagtcgACTCTTcatgtacgatgtgtggttcggtgACGAACCAGACGGAAGCTGGTGGACCTGTAACGACCCGgcccggagtgggtggcgcagggtagaaggcctgagcaaggagcggccctaagggatggcgatgggggcaggaatgaactgaatctcacatcGGAAATTGAGAGAGAGcaattggggcttattagtaagatgtgaatccaatacatacaAACGCGATTTAAGGTCGTGAgacccaatgtgttggaattgggccaaagcagacaatatctacatggtattggaccagggtgttacagtATAGGTGTGAGCGCACAATACTTTTCAGAAAGGGCGCAGTAACACTGTGAGATCTATTATTGCAAAAAGAAGTATTATTGTATCACGAGTGTGACCCGCACATTTTAGCAGTAGCTATCATAAAATGTTGAGCTTATAGCTGAATTGTATAGAGTCGTCACTCGATCCACTAGACCGGAAAATTTGATATAGTAGATAGAATGCTCGATTACTACACCCTTCATAGATAGATTCGTGACACTCTCTTATTCATCTCTAATGTTAAATTATGATTTAAACTTTGATAACTTGATTAGAAAAAGCATTTGAGATATCATCTCATGTTGTTATTGGCCCTAGTTGTAAGTTTTTCATCCAATTTTTGGCCTTATCCCTTAGAGAGAATGGAAAAAGCTTAAGTCGGATGAAATCATCAAACACTCCTCGATTTGTTCGGAAAGTATTGCACATGGTGACAAATCTTGGATGTGTGAGTTTGGATCTTTGTTGGGTAAGCCTCCAAATTGCACTAAGGCTTGAAGCATTTGGATCATgaaggtttttatttcaaagagATTATCACCCTCGTTTGGAATCACTATGCAAGACGAGTGACCTTCAGTTGATGGCTTTGAGTATTCTTTCATCCGCAAGGGGGAGCTGCTTCCTCCATGTGTTATCCCCTTGTTGTTCCTCTGCTTGCTCTACGGGTTCAGCTGCTTATTCAAACTAATCATGATTCTGGCCAGCTAGCCTGTTCCTTCACTTGGCTCTCCTGGTTGCGTTTCTTCGTCTAAGAGTTGCTTTGATTTCTAAGTCGATGGGCAAAGGAGGGATTCCAGCTCGTCGCATAAACAGAGAACATGTGAACTGAACAACTGCACACTTTAGCAAACAGGTGATAACCTACTAGTATATAAACAAATAACAATGACTTTAAATTTTCCATCCCCAACAACGGCACTAAAAAATTATTGCCCCCCAAAAGGTGTGACTCTAGTAAGTGCACtaggtacaagtaataaagtgaaagtataTTATCATCTTCACAGGGATAGGACGGTCAAAATCCAAAGGTATTCTTATAGAACAACCAAGTTCTTAGAACGGTGAGTTGGGTGACTTAAAGTTGAGGTGTGGATAACTAAAACTAAACGCAAGATAAATAGGAAATCAATCAGAGCTAATAATAATCATATAAAGTAAATTGAGGCTGAATCAAGATAAAAGAGAACAGGTTGGAAGCGCAGCCAGACAACCAGTGAACAAGTAAATTCCTCCCTAATGAACGATATTATAAGCATAGACCCAATCTATCTTTCACTAATTTCACTAAGGTTAGGTCTTCCATTTTCCAAAGATCCTTTAAAAGCATGCAAGTTAGTTTCCTTTGTGTTTACACAACTCATAAGCATTAAGAACAAGAAAGCATTTTAACTATAAGCTAAAAACCCTTGGTACATTGTTAATCGTGTCTCTAGCCTTAAACAAAGTGTGCTAGATGGTGTTTTCATCTCCTAACTCGAGTCTCTTCGCAATTATTTGACTAACATATAGCCTAGCTAGACCTATAATGAGTACGGACCCAAATAGCAATCACCAAAAGATATTTACATTAGGGGAGAAATCACTTACATCCAAATATTACCAAAAAATGTTTTAGTGCTTGGAATGTTTATTGGAATACTCCTACAACCTTTAGAAATAAAATgagatttttatttaaaaggaaCTTAcctttaataataaaaactaggAAAATCataataaatgaataataattttaaaaaccaTTCCAATCCAATGATCTAAATATTTATTTGAATGCTACTGAAACTTTAGAAAAAATATGagatttttatttacaaatgaaatatttttaataataaaatcctaaataaactaaaaatctcAAAATAGATATTTCTTCAactaaaaattcatttttaatcaaaGATTCTTACAAAGTAGAGTTTTTACTTAAATCTAGTACACAAACACTTTAAAAACGGACTCCAGACATTAAGTTACACAAAATGGATCCATAAAAGATGATTCATACTATGTCCTTGATGAACATAGTTAGAACATTCCTATTTTTGGGAAATAAACttcaaaaaaatcattaaaaattgaaaataactTGGATTAAGCCAAAAAATCAAGAATAAATTAATTTAGCTAGAAAAGCAATAAAAATGTCTTTTTGTTTCTCAGAAATTACCCTTGGAGCATGTCTCTAATGCGGTTGATTTTAATCCGCTAGATCCTTCCTGACTCCGATTTTGAGACCCGAAATGAGGTAAAAATGTTTGAGTTATTGACTATGAATTACTCaaaacttttataaaaaaaagacagaaaattaaaataaagcatatTTCTCTCTGGAGCTACTTTCTCTTTCTTGAAAAAAGtttctcaaaaaattctaaaaatattgGTATCACTTAGAGCTAATTTTTCTCTAACTTTTGATATCTAAATCAGTGAATTCAAACTTGTATTTATGAGAGAGATTGTCCCTAAAATCCAAAGTTGTATCGAATTTATGGATAGAGCCGAGCGGATGAAATTGGGCCGGCTCGGATCTAATTAGAATCGGTCGGCTCAGATGAGGCTCGGCTCTAATTAGAGTCGGCTAGCTCAGATCCGGCTCAGCTCTAATTAGAGTCGGCCCCTCCCTATTTCTACCAGGCGACTATAATTCGTACGATAAAAATTTCaacattttttgaattttttctgACAGATCCCTTCGTGTCGGGTGTGCCTCTAATCGAAAAGATTTTATACTATTCGACTCTAATTAGAGGCAGCTCGATTTTATTTTAAGCCGGTTCGACTCTAATTGCAGTTTAATTagagccaaaggcacgaaataGAGCCGAGGAGGCCGAAAAATTCagaaaaatctaaaataaattacaaattcTTAGTTAGGTTTTTCTAAGTGGaataccattttttattttcaaaaattaaattaaaaatttccgGGGTAGCCCCCATCTCGTTCTATGAAGGAAATGCAGTGTTTCAGAGTAGTTTCTCAGAAAACAtcagaaaaattatgaaaaatctacaaaaatatgaaacaaagGAACGTCATGAtactttttcaaaataaaataagtaGGTACTAATGTGAATTCTTGGGGGATCTCAAAGCTTGGAACTTGTCAAAGAACTTGGATCTTAGCTCGTTTAATCAAACACAAAGACGTAATTAATCTCATCACGGAAATCAGACGAAAAATCTGTGCTCACACGTGCTAACTGGAGGAACACGACTTGAAACCTGATGAACTCATGATAGCTTCCCATGTCAACACTCACCATACCAATGATAATAAAGTGAGAAATTTCACCTTATGAGATGCATATACGACTTCAAGGAAAATTTAGTTTGTTCTTGCAAAATAAGGACCCAAAATCCAGTTAGAGATTCTCTGATAGTGAGGTTAGTCTATGCTTAATACAATTCTGAATAGCTAAAGTGAGAGTACTCTTGCACAATATAAAACCTAAGGTACCTTAAGGGTCTCGACCCTTATATAAGAATAAGAGGTAAAGAAACATATTTAGAATATGATTGATCTTTTTGTCTTCTAACTATGGTTCTTTGATAAGAGCCAATCACATTCAACTTGAAACTCCTAATTAGAATATGACTGAATTATTCTAATCATGATAAAGATAATCTAGAAACTTACTCTAGACATCTGGTTTAAAATCAGGCGAGACTTGCTTCGTTCATAAACCGGACCAAAATATTTTCCGATGTTATCCTAAAAAAGATAATAATTTGATAAAACATTAAACAACTTATGATTAAAAGAAAATGGAGTGTAATACACCTTTTTCTGTATACATTTGAATTGGGATTGGAGTTAGAATACTTGAAGGCAGAATAtgaaagaaataaatgaaagtttACCTTGGCTAAGGATATGTTATTAAATTGTATTGCTAACATGAGAAGTAAAGTTAGACTTTTAAATGAAGACATGTTTAGTCCCCCTGTCCCTTAGGCGTTCATGTCGCCTTATTAATGTCCACATGCCTAACATAATCATTGATTAGATTAGATTAGATTAGATAAGATGCACAGAACAAGTTCATTTTCTACAACAACATCATCTTCATGTTGCCACTTCACTACAATTAAATAACATAATGACATCTTTTAAGTATGTATGACATTCTTTTTTTTAGtaacataattataattataggaCAAATAGGAGATTAGGTACAAGTTTTTCCCATAATAGTGTAAGAGAGAAACTGCCAATGAAAAAGTCAAACCCATCACTAATAATTGTTAATTAGGCATGCTTTGTTTCAACTGATAACCAACCATTTCTCAAAATGTCTTCACTACCATCAAAAcattaaacaaaacaaacaaaatctaaatctaaatccATAAACCAAAATCATTAAAATTTgaaacaaaacacaaaaaagaCACAGAGAGTGAAAAAGGAGGGAGAGTGCAAGCAATCTCTCCTTTTTGGATCTCTTAATAAATTCATCAATCATCACCCTTCTAGGCTAGCTCATATTAATATATGCATACCTTTCATCTGGTTTTCGACATCTATCTGCTGTATTAATAAGTTTTCTTTTCCTTCATGGAAAACAAAACAAGAACTCGAGCCTATTCGTCTCCGGACCTGGGACCTGCCTCacctgctgctgctgctgcttcgTCTTCATCTGTTATGGATACTCCTATAAGGCTTGAAGATTATAGTTTAGAAGGTAattcatttttctttgctttttgtTTCAATATTACATTGCATtgcttaaatataaataaaatcttTTGCCCAAATGTGAAGGTATTGCAACAAATGTGAAGCTCCTGCTAAAACTAATCCAAGAGCATAATGGAGCCAGCACAAATGATGATAGGAAAACACAGAGGATGGCAGGAATGATGACCATTCTAGATGACGTCAAATCACGAGTCGAGAAATCATATCATTCAAAATCTTCCAGGAAACGATTGGCTGAGCTTCGGAGATGCAATACTGAACTCAGGCCTAGCAGAGTTGTGGTTGCAACACCAACACCCTCACCTTCACCCTCACCCTCACCCTCAACCCCAAGGGAAAGGAAATGGCAGCAAGAACCGGGAATTGATGAATATGAGAGACTCAGGAAACAACTCAGTGCAAGCTTGGCTGCAAGAAAGAGCCTTGAAATCATGTGTTGCAGCTTAGGGAAAGAAAAGAACATTATGGCTTGTGAGCTTTCCAGAAAGAACAGTGAATTGAATGGAATGGAGGAACTTGTCAATGATCTCAAGGCTCAGAACAAGACATTATTGGCCAAGCTTCAATCTAATGCCCCTGACCACACGGAGATCAAGAATGGTGCTATTGGATTTGGAGGGGATGCTGCTGCACTTTCCGACCAGCTCCTTAAGTCCCTCGACAGTTATCGGTCTTTGAAGAGGAAATACAAGGGTGCCAAACAGGAAAGCTATGAATGTCACTCGACAATGGACGAGATCAGCATGGAAGTCAATGCTGGTCTCGAAAGACTCAGTAGTTTCAAAGAAAGAATGGCCTTAAACAAAGATCAATCACCTGATATTCAGCAAGAGAACTCTGCACTGGAGCAAATGTTCGAGAGATTTCACATCAAAATATCCAAACATGTAGAGAAGAACATCATGTGTGCTAAACCTCACGCTGAGATCACTTCCAGCAGCGAGAAGTCTGTTCTAGAATGACAACCCCATTTTTAATCTTTACTAATTTTCTCACACAAGAAAAGGGAAGCACTTTGTAATATGTCAAAAGTAGAAAGGCATCACATTATAGGCATACTTTCTGTGTTTAGTAATACTCTCCACAAGTTTGTATTATTCcaaattttgttttctttcctgtcCTGTCTTGAGAGGATGATGCTCAGCCTCTTGCCCTCTGTAACTCTCATCTTGATGATTTAGCATACTCGATTTCTTTCAATTTTATCTGCTGCACACAAGGACTTTATTTACAATCCTCTTATAAATCATTTTCGAGTCCACAACATCATCAAATTTGAACAGAGAAAATCTCCATTGCAGTAATTTATACAGGACTACGATTTGAATtataaatttagaaaataatataagcagATAACTGACATCTACAAGTTCCTTCAATTTCAGTAACAGTGCAATTTGCAAGCTGCAACAGAGTTCAATACACAAGAATTACCTGTTGCCTTGGCTCCAGTTGTACCAGCCAGAGAGTGCTTAGCGTCAGACCTTCTTTGGTTTAAAATCATACCTTTCTTGATGAGATCACACTTGTTGGATAACTCAATGCTGTAAATTATGAACGCTGGAAGTGCAGATGAACCCAATGACAAAGCCCCTTGGACTCCATAAATGGGTTTTCTCTGCAGAATAGCTCCTCCGCCAGCAACTATAGTGTCTTGGATGTATCCCTTGTAAGAATCCAGAAAATCTCTCATGAAATAGAACTTCAATCCTTAAAAAAAAACACTCTGTTTTCTATGAGCTGAACTATTGATGTAGATACTATTGAATTAAGAAAGAGGGAGAACAAGACTATCAAGCCACATAAAGACTAGACAAGCACAAGCAAATAGCATTTAGAACCCTTGTATTGTAAATGAGGCTTGCGAAAGAATTAAATCCAACCTTGTTCAGAATTCTGAATCTTCCAAGTTGTGGACCATTTCTGATTCAAACTACGAGTCTAATTTTCAACATAAAAGCTTCcaagctatgttgcacggaaacggaaacggatacggaaactgaaacggaatttctgaaaaacataggaaacggaaacgtgggggaaacgtgtaaatattaaaaatataggggcatatttataaataataaaaatataataatacattaaataaaaacaagattGAAGAACAAGATGAAGAAAGTCCAAGCTCAATCAAGATTCAAGAGACAAGGATTATATGAGAAAAAAATATGGATAAGTTCTTTAAATTGAAGGATACAAGTAAGTAATTATCTCTCAAATACAATGTTTCAATTTTCTTAGTCTTAGGTTAAAGAGGAACtgcaaaatagaaagtttgaatttctagaattttaaTCGAAATATGTAgggaaaaccgttttaaaactgagAGACGCGTTTCATATTTTTGGTAATTACGGAAACGTGCCCGGAAACGTTTCGTATCAGTTTCCGAGAGTTTCCGTTTCCCACATCTGCCGGAAACGGGGAAACGCTTGTcatgaagagtttccgtgcattaTAGCTTCCAAGCTACCAATAATCACCACAGGAACAAGAACCATCTCTAAAATGGTGAAATCGGCTGCAATCCCTCACAACAATTTCTCTATTGTAAACTTTGGATATGAATTTGATTGCCAAATGACAATCAGTGCATACTCTCAAATTCTTAACAACTCTAATTGGGGTTCCTGGAGGTGTATTAATGAGCATAAAAGCAACTGCAATCTTCTCACTAtgataaatcaaagcattttccTTTTCCTCCTCTTCTATATCAGCAAGCACATTCCCCGTGTAAGGCACATAACCTTGTAATTTGAGTTTCTTTGCTATCTCCATTAACATTGCATATATCGCCTCCGTTTGGGGATGAGTTTTGTCTCCCATGACAAATTCATACACACAATTCCCTAGTTCAACAAGGCTATGCCCTGGACCTTTTCTTATTCCATCATTAATCATTGTTCTTCTCACATTATGCACATCTGCCCAGCGTTGCTCAGATGCATAAAGATTAGATAGTAGCACATAATCCCCACAATGCTTAGGCTCTAATTTTAACAGCTCGGCCCTTGCAACCTGTCCTAACGCCAAATGCCCGTGTATTGTGCATGCCCCTAGCAAGGTCCTCCACACAATTGCATTAGGCTGCAATGGCATTTTCTGGATATATTCATATGCTTCCTTCACCAAGCCTGCTCTACCTAATAAATCAACCATACATCCATAATGTTCAATTCTAGGCAAAATCCCGTATTCCTCTTTCATCTTGTTGAAGTAATTGAACGCCTCATTTACCATCCCACAATGACTACAAGCATACAAAACTCCAACAAAAGTGATCTCACTAGGAACTAATCCCAAATCCTCCATCATCTTGAAATGCTCCAGTGCTTCCTTACCAAATCCATTAACAGCTAATCCAACAATCAGAGAAGTCCAAGAAACTACATTCCTTTCCCCCATATCATCAAAA includes these proteins:
- the LOC136208663 gene encoding pentatricopeptide repeat-containing protein At4g21065: MPSNTPNNLHITAESSISCSAQNRTTHFKPPISTSPETTISFILKKCIALLQNCASSKFKIKQIHAFSIRHGIPPTNPDMGKHLIYLIVSLSAPMTYAHTIFTQTQTPNVFTWNTMIRGYAESQNPQPAIELYQQMRLNRIHPDTHTYPFLLKAVSKVVNIRVGENIHSTTLRNGFHSLVFVQNSLVHMYAACGKYESAYKVFELIHQRDLVTWNTVINGFALNGKPNEALSLYREMGVQGVQPDGFTMVSLLSACAELGALALGRRVHAYIVKVGLKETFHTNNSLLDLYAKCGRIREAQKIFDDMGERNVVSWTSLIVGLAVNGFGKEALEHFKMMEDLGLVPSEITFVGVLYACSHCGMVNEAFNYFNKMKEEYGILPRIEHYGCMVDLLGRAGLVKEAYEYIQKMPLQPNAIVWRTLLGACTIHGHLALGQVARAELLKLEPKHCGDYVLLSNLYASEQRWADVHNVRRTMINDGIRKGPGHSLVELGNCVYEFVMGDKTHPQTEAIYAMLMEIAKKLKLQGYVPYTGNVLADIEEEEKENALIYHSEKIAVAFMLINTPPGTPIRVVKNLRVCTDCHLAIKFISKVYNREIVVRDCSRFHHFRDGSCSCGDYW